Proteins encoded within one genomic window of Humulus lupulus chromosome 1, drHumLupu1.1, whole genome shotgun sequence:
- the LOC133786215 gene encoding FRIGIDA-like protein 3 gives MDNTHSVATLIDSTTSKIQQLQKAFAELESHRAVTLNLKWKELEEHFHGLEKSLKRRFHELEDQEKEFENKTMKARDLLVKKEGDIVAKEQASLDKLQEKRDAAVFAIANVRDKHRKVSSDDPAVVTTEGQKAQPSMDETPQDVTISDGSLEGMKSLENEHAGVKSYPQLVKLCKEMDSEGLHKFISDNRKNLAAIREEIPFALRAAINPASFVLESLEDFYRVEAPNMDGKKDSNLLGLRRTCIMLMECLSTLLTSLDLVSASEVITEEVKEQAKEIAEEWKPKLDDLDLDASNGNSLEAHAFLQLLATFNIASDFDEEELSRLVPMVSRRRQTADLCRSLGLSEKMPGVIEVLVNSGRQIDAVNLAFAFELTEQFSPVALLKSYLKEARKAVSPSKPGNTSPTVQNEVNERELTALKAVVKCIEEHKLEEQYPVDPLQKRVIQLEKAKADKKRVTEAAKPQPKRPRANGVGVGPRVTNIPAEKTFYPRVAENRYPQYMYERPYVYPGPNDNHCPSLLGSATYSLSPGHGNYFANGYQYQTAYLH, from the exons ATGGATAATACTCACTCAGTTGCTACGCTGATAGACTCTACGACCTCGAAGATACAACAGCTTCAGAAAGCATTTGCTGAACTTGAAAGCCACAGGGCTGTAACCCTTAATTTaaaatggaaagaacttgaagaaCATTTTCACGGGCTTGAAAAGTCTTTAAAGAGGCGTTTTCATGAGTTGGAAGACCAAGAAAAGGAGTTTGAGAACAAAACAATGAAAGCCCGAGATTTGCTGGtgaagaaggaaggagatataGTGGCCAAGGAACAAGCTTCATTGGACAAGCTTCAAGAGAAGAGGGATGCTGCTGTATTTGCTATTGCTAATGTTCGAGATAAGCACAGGAAGGTTTCATCTGATGATCCAGCTGTTGTGACTACTGAGGGTCAAAAAGCACAGCCAAGCATGGACGAGACACCACAAGATGTTACAATTTCTGATGGTAGCTTGGAGGGAATGAAAAGTCTTGAAAATGAGCATGCAGGTGTGAAGTCTTATCCCCAGTTAGTGAAACTATGTAAAGAGATGGACTCAGAAGGGCTTCACAAATTTATATCAGACAACAGAAAAAATCTTGCTGCCATAAGGGAGGAAATTCCATTTGCATTAAGAGCTGCAATCAATCCTGCATCTTTTGTGTTAGAGTCTTTGGAAGACTTTTATCGTGTGGAAGCTCCCAATATGGATGGAAAGAAGGATTCAAATCTCTTGGGTCTTCGCCGCACATGTATCATGTTGATGGAATGTCTGAGCACTTTGTTAACAAGCCTAGATTTGGTCTCTGCTTCTGAGGTAATCACAGAAGAGGTTAAGGAGCAAGCAAAAGAAATTGCTGAAGAATGGAAGCCAAAGTTGGATGATCTTGATCTGGATGCTAGCAATGGGAACTCGTTAGAAGCTCATGCATTTCTGCAACTTCTGGCAACTTTTAATATTGCCTCtgattttgatgaggaagaattgTCCAGGCTAGTACCAATGGTTTCTCGTCGTCGACAAACAGCTGATCTGTGTCGTTCCCTTGGACTGTCCGAGAAAATGCCAG GTGTAATTGAAGTACTGGTTAATAGTGGAAGACAAATTGATGCTGTCAACTTGGCTTTTGCTTTTGAACTGACAGAGCAGTTCTCTCCTGTGGCTTTACTGAAATCTTACTTGAAGGAGGCAAGAAAAGctgtttcaccatccaaaccaggGAATACATCTCCCACTGTTCAG AATGAGGTGAATGAGCGAGAGTTGACTGCTCTTAAGGCTGTGGTGAAGTGCATTGAAGAGCATAAACTCGAGGAGCAGTACCCTGTGGATCCACTGCAGAAAAGGGTTATCCAGCTGGAGAAGGCCAAGGCAGACAAGAAAAGGGTGACTGAAGCAGCAAAGCCTCAACCAAAGAGACCTCGGGCTAACGGCGTTGGGGTTGGGCCTCGTGTTACTAACATTCCTGCTGAAAAGACTTTCTATCCTAGAGTTGCCGAAAACAGGTATCCGCAGTACATGTATGAACGACCCTATGTCTACCCCGGACCAAATGACAACCATTGTCCTTCTCTGCTCGGTTCTGCAACTTACAGTCTCTCCCCAGGACATGGCAACTACTTTGCAAATGGCTACCAGTACCAGACCGCATATCTTCACTAG